The genomic interval AATTATCTTACCAATTCAGCTTTTACTAAACTGGATACGAACAGCCGTTTGAACTTCAATGCAAATCACAGGGGAAGCCTGCGGTTTGAGAAAACGCTGGATTCGTTAAATACGCTGATTGTGCTGACGAATATGCGAATTGGGAATGGAACATCCGATTATATCAGCCACCAGGAATTTTATCAGGGTGCACAGGCTGAGAACGGGCTTTCCAATATCAGTGATTTCAGTAATTATTCAGATTTTAACTCTTTTGCACTGGCCAATACGGCCATATTCCGGCATAAATTCAGGAAAAAAGGCCGGAATTTTGCTGTGAGTGCTGCTTATAATGTGAATAACTCAAATGGAAATAATATTCAAAAGTCTACGAACCAGTTTTTTAAATCTTCACAAACTACACCAGACAGTGTTTTGAACATCAATCAAACCAATGATACGAAGAGTTTACGAAACCAGGTAAAAGGAAGTTTACTTTATATTGAACCGCTTTCTAAAAAGTTTTTCTTAGAGACATTTTATAATTTCAGTCTTAAAAAGGACGATGTAGACCGTGACGTATTTGATATTGCGGAAGGGACATCCGAAAGAAATACTAACCTTAGCAGGTATTATACGAATAAATCGACTTACAATCGGGTTGGAACAACATTACGTTATACTAACAACGGTCTTAATCTGTCGGCAGGACTTGGTGCACAGGAAATTCATCTGAATGGTAATTTTGCCGTAAATCAGGATGATGTCACCAGAACCCGTATTAACCGTAAGTTTTTCAACTGGACGCCCAATATGTCCCTGAATTTTGATTTGAAAAACAACCGTTATTTGTATGGAGGATATAATGTTTCGGTTCAGGAACCTTCCATTCGCGATCTTCAGCCAATTGTCGACAACAGCAATCCTTTGTATATCCGTGTTGGAAATCCTAATCTGATCCCTTCCACTACCCATTCTGCTAATCTGGGTTACAATTATTTTAATCCGGGAAATTTCATCCAAATGTTTTTTGGCGCTTATTATAGTTACTTTGATGATCAGGTCATCTACAATCAAACCGTAGACGAAAACCTTGTGACTACTACCAGGGCCGACAATATCAGTGGAGGAAACAGCCTGAATTTTTATGGTAATTATGGCTTTCCGCTTGTCAAAACGAAAAGTAACCTAAGCGTGAATGTATCTTACGATGTTAGTAATAACCTGACAAATATTAATGGTGCGCTTAATAAAACCAAGTCTAATGGTTACAATGCCGGATTGAGGCTTGATTATACGCCAGGTGATAAGTTTACCATTTACACCAATGCAAACTGGAACATCCGTGATACGAAATATTCAATCAGTTCGGGCCAGAACCAGAAAATTGTAAATGGGACTTACAATGCCGAAATGAACATAAAACTGCCAAAGGAAATATATTTTAACACACGTTTTTCTTATAATACGTATGTGAACAAGCGCTTTGGTTTTGATCAGAATATGCCGATCATGAATCTCTCGGTTTATAAAACCATGCTTAAAAGCAAAAAGGGCGAAATACGTTTATCATCATTTGATTTGTTTAATAAGAACAGGGGCATTTCGCAATCAGCTTACCAGAATGTAGTTTCACAGGAACAAGTGCGTACATTAGCCAGGTATTTTATGTTGAGTTTTACTTATAATATGCGTGGCGTTTCACATTCAGTTCGTCGCAAAGGTTATGGGTTTTAAAATGATATATTTCAGTAAAATTTTAAATTATAAAATCTTAACATTCTATAAATGAAACAATTGATAATCATTATTATAATACTTACCAATTTCTGCCATGCAAGAGCGCAGGCAGTAGAGGGAGTTGTAACTTACGAAAGGGCACAATACTGGACCAAGATCATGGCACATTTAACTTTCCTGAGCCAGGAGGAAAAAGACAGGGCAAGACTTACCTGGGGTGTTCATGATGGCTGGAAACAAAAAATGAATCTCTATTTCAACGGTAAGGAAAGTAAATATGAAACGCTAAAAGAGCAATCGGAAGATGGATGGAGCGGGCGTGATGAAGATTTTATTATTTACCGGAATTTTGAAAAAGAACGTAAAATTGATTTTGAAACAATGGCTGGCAGAACCTATCTGGTAGATGACAGCCTGGTTGCACCGCAATGGAAAGTGATGAACAAGATCAAGGAAATAAAGGGTTATTTATGCATGATGGCAGTAAGTAAGGATACGATCAGGAACCAGACTATTACTGCCTGGTTTGCCAATGATATAGCGGTACCAGCCGGGCCGGAAAAATATTTTGGCCTGCCCGGACTGATCCTGGAACTGGACATTAATGATGGGGATGTGTTGATAACTGCCGACAAAATTGAATTGAAGCCGGTTGACAAGGAGTTGGTTTTACCAAAAAAAATGAAAGGGAAAAAAATTACAGAAGTTCAGTATAATGATATGCTGTCGGAACATATCCGGACCAGCATGAAAGGGCAACGAAACCCCTATTGGTCTGTACGTTATTGAAAAACCAGAAATTGATTTAAATAAAATTGAAGAATGAGATTGTCATTGGCAATCTTATTTTTTTATACCTTTGCGGTTCGAAAAGACTAACATAATAGGATCGTCTGGCTTGATTTTAGTGAAAGCTAAAATAATAATATCGTATTAACCAATTTTAACTTATACCCAATAACCCTTTTGTAATTATGAAAAATACGCTTATAGCTGTGGCTATGCTATTTGTACTCGGATCATGTGCAAGTAAAAAGAAGATGATGGCGGTGCAAACCAAGGCAAACGAAATTCAGATCCAGCTTGACAAAGCTAGAGCTGACCTAAACGATTGCGACAGCAGAACAGCAGGTTTGAACAATGACCTGAAAGCTAAAAATGACGAACTATCCAGTAAAACAGCTAAAATGAAAGAGCTGGAAGATCAGATTGAATTCCTTAAGAAAAATAATAATAACCTGCTGGATCGTATGTCCGATCTGTCGGTGATCAGTAAAGAAGGTTCAGAAAGCATCAAAAAATCACTTGCGATGATGGATGCACAGGGAAGCCAGATCCGTGATTTGAATTCAAGCATTCAGCGTAAGGATTCATTAAACATGGCGCTTGTATTAAACCTGAAACGTTCATTGGCAGATGTTAGCGATGAAGATGTGCAGATTGAAGTGAAAAAAGGCGTTGTATATGTGTCTCTTTCCGACAAAATGCTTTTCAAATCAGGAAGTTCTGTAATCAATACACAAGCTGAAACTGTATTAGGCAAAGTTGCTAAAATCCTGAATGACTACAAAGAAATCGAAATCCTGATTGAAGGACACACAGATAATGTACCTATCGCAACGGATAAAGTGGCTGACAACTGGGATTTAAGCGCATTGCGTGCTACCTCTGTTGCGCGTACTTTACAGAAAAAAATACGGTGTTGAACCACTTCGTATGATTGCTGGCGGCCGTGGAGAATATCTTCCGAAAGTTTCGAACGATACGCCTGCAAACCGCAGCATGAACCGTCGTACGGAAATTATCATTACACCAAAAATGGATCAGTTCTTTAACCTGTATACTCCAAACGCAGGTAAATAATTGCTAAAATATAATTGGAAAAAAGCCTGTCAGATTTCTGACAGGCTTTTTTGTTGAATCAGTTTTATGCTTTTTTAAGTATTTTGCGTTACAATGAACAGAACGGTTAAAATTGTATTTTAATTATAAAGTGTTTATCTTCAAAAACTCAGTAAATGATCGAAACTGCCCCAAATAAGGAAAAAATTCAGCAGGCGCATGAGCTTATTACTCCTTATATCCATCGCACGCCCATATTGACTTCTCTATTTCTGGATGACCTGGCGGGAGGCAAGCTGTATTTTAAATGTGAGAATTTTCAGAAGATCGGTGCGTTCAAGGCACGGGGAGGATTGAATGCAGTACTGTCACTTTCGGCAGAAGAACGCAGTTATGGCGTGGCAACGCATTCTTCGGGCAATCATGCACAGGCCATTGCTTATTCGGCCGCTATGCTAGGTATAAAGGCATATATTGTAATGCCTGATAATTCTCCACAGGTGAAGATCAAGGCAGTAGAAGGTTACGGCGCACAAATTACTTTCTGTAAAAATACACCGGAAGAAAGAGAAAGTACCGTTCAGAAAATCGTGGAAAAAACAGGTGCTACTTTCATCCATCCGTTTAATAATTACAATGTTATCACCGGTCAGGCAACAGCCGCAAAAGAACTGATTGAGGATGCTGATAGAAAACTGGATGTAATTATAGCACCCGTTGGAGGCGGAGGATTATTAAGTGGAACTGCTCTTTCTGCTCATTATTTTTCACCCGAAACCAAAGTGTATGCAGGAGAACCGGAGGGTGCAGCGGATGCTGTTCTTTCTTTCCGAAGCGGGAAAATTGAGCGTGCACCTTATATAAAAACGATTGCTGATGGGTTGCTTACCTATTTAGGAGATAAAACATTTCCAATCATCAGAGAATATGTAACAGATATCCTGACTGTATCCGACGAAGAAATCATTGGAGCAATGCAATATTTATGGGAAAGAATGAAAATCGTTGTAGAGCCGTCGGGTGCGGTTTCTTTGGCGGCTGTACTGAAAAATAAAGAACTTTTCAGAAGGGAAAAAATTGGGATCATCATTTCAGGCGGGAATGTTGATCTGGGTAAATTGCCTTTTTAAAATGGAAACCCGAACTTTTTTTTACGTATAATAATAAGAATTTTCTAATAATAATATAAACATATTGGCGTTATTTGCCACTGAAAAGAGAAATTTTTAACGTGAGTTCAATTATGGATTTTAAAACGATGTACATGAAAAGTAATCATACGAAAAAGCTTATTTTTTGCTTTCTTATTGTGTTAATGGGCGCTTGCAAAAAAGACGATGATAAAGTAGTACCGGAAGTGGATTTTACATCTGAATTTATTGGTAACTACAAAACTCAGACTGCCGATGCTGTTTACTCAGCTGATCACCTTTGGGAAGTTACGGCTGTGTCTAAAAACAAGCTTGGAATTGTGTATACCAGAAATGTTACTGCTACAATTTCCGGAATTCCTGTTAAAGTTTATCAAAAGTATGCTTTGGCAAATGTTACAACAACGGCAAAAGATTCTTTTACAATCAATGAAGAAGTAGACGTAGAGCAGACTGGTGGTGCGGCTTTGAAACAAAAAGTAACAGGGGTAGGAACCAAGGTTACGAATGCTTCGGGTGTGCAGCAAATTAACATTACTTTGAAAACTACCAATTCTTCTACCGGTGTTGCCGCAGAAGAATATCTGGAATTTAAGAAAAACTAGGAGCCTGAAATTATATTTGATGCAAGCCGCCGGAACTCAGCAATCCGGCGGCTTTTTTGTGTCAAAAATTAAAATTTTACTTTTTGAAAAAATAATTCCTTTAAGACTAAGGGTGCCGTCCTGAAAAAAGACTCGGTACATATAGAAAGGGAAATTTTTTATTTCCGGGGTTAACTGACCAGCCGATCGATCATATGGAAATGACCAAAGAATTAGTTCTTCTTTATTTTCGAAATAAAAGCACCTTTCAGGAAGACAGGATTGTAGAGGAATGGCTTAAAAGTTCTCCGGCCAACACGCAGCAGGCCATGAAATGGATGGACGAATTATCGGACGAGGAAGAGAAGCTTTTTTTAAAAGTTGTGTTGGATGGAGACGATGTATGGAAAAAAACCATTGAGGAAATAAACCTGCAATCTCCGGAAAACCAGGACCGTCAGCAAGATAGAACGAAGTCCTGGATTTGGACTACTTACCGGCACACCCACCGTTATGCAGCTGTACTGGTCAGTATCCTGATGCTTGCCTTCGCAATCTATGTTTACAGGATACATTCAACGGTAGAAGTAAGAACGGATTTTGGAAAAGTCACAGAAGTGATATTACCGGACGGATCAAGTGTGATACTGAACGGGAACAGCAGTTTGAAATATGCCTATTCCTGGAAAGAAGCACCAAGGGAAGTCTGGCTGGAAGGAGAAGCCTTTTTCCATGTAAAGCGAAAAGCAGACCGATCCAGGTTTAAAGTTTATTTGTCTGACAATAAAACGATAGAAGTGCTTGGAACTGAGTTCAATGTGTCTGAAAGAGCGCTTAAAAGTACTATTTTTCTAAAATCGGGTAAAATTATGCTTCATCTGGCTGACCAGACGCACCAGGAAAACATTGCTTTAAAACCGGGTGAACTGGTAGAACTGGAAGGAGATGATGTGAAATTAGTTGTTCCGAAAAAAGTTGTTAATCCGGAAAAATACTATGGCTGGACAAAAAATAAATGGATTCTTGACGGAACATCGCTGAGAGAAATGCTGGTAAAGCTTGAAGAAAATTATGATGTCCATGTTGACACAGAAAACGAAAATATGTTAGACAAACGGGTCTCCGGTTCTATTCCATTATCGTTGAACAATGCTGACACCCTTATAGCTGATATTGCAAATCTGTTTGAATTAAAGATTATCAGGGAAAACAGGAAAATTACGCTGGTTACAACAGAGTAACCGGATTTTATACATACATGGGATAAGCCTTTTTTCTGAGCCGCAAACAGAAACAGCTTACAAAAATCCCGATTTAATATTTACATCTGAATATCATTTTGGCGCAACCAAAAATGCGCTGCTGTGCAAGGCGTGTACTGTCAGCAGTACGCATATAATACGTATATATAACAACGTTCATACTTCTATTACCCACAAACTCCTATGAGAAAGTCTTTAAAAATTCTTTACTATCCTATGTTTTCAGTGCTCTGTTGCTCCATTCCCGCTCATGCGCAAATGGTAGCTTCCATTGAAAAACCGGGCAATGCAATGCAGGCCAGGCAAAGCCAGCCAACTCAGGTTTCTCTGAAAAATGTATTGAAAGAGCTCGAAACCAAATACAATGTTTCGATCGCTTATCAGACAGACCTGATCGAAAATGTAATGATAGACAGCCGGTTGGCGACGGCAGCCCAGGGCGATGTGAAAGTTGAAAACCGCTTAAACAAGGTTTTGAAAAACCTAAATATTGAATATAAAAAATCAAGAGAAGGATTTTATTTACTTTATAAAGAAGCGGCTAATGAAAAACCGCAGTCTGGCAACATAAAAGATCCTTCCGTTCAGATCCTTAAAGCAGACCTTGAAAATACTTATCAGAATAAAGCTTTCGGACTAAAAGGAAAAGTTACGGATAAAGTAAACGGAGCAGGAATTCCGGGTGTAAATATCCTATTAAAAGGAACTAATATTGGTACTTCCAGCCAGGCAGACGGATCTTACAGTCTTGAAATTCCATCAGCTGAAGGAACACTTGTATTTTCTTATATTGGTTTTAACACGCAGGAAATTGAGATTGCCAACCGCTCTTCCATTGATATTGTACTGGCTGAAAATGCACAGGATCTGAGTGAAGTAGTCGTTACTGCCCTGGGTTTTAAGGAAGTAGCGGATCGGCTGGGTTCTACAAGCAGTAAAGTTGATGGAGCAGCTATTACAAAATCAGGTGAAACCAGCATCATAAACGGATTAGCCGGAAAAGCCGCCGGTGTTCAGATATCACGTGCTGCCGGTGATCCGGGAGCAGCGGCATTTATCCAGATACGCGGACAAAATACATTGACCGGAAATACACAGCCATTGATCGTGGTGGATGGTATTCCTATCAGTAATACAACAGAAGGAGGTACGTCGGGTGGTGTTGTTCCGCAATCCCGTTTGAATGATATCAATCCGAATGACATTGCATCCATGCAAATCCTGAAAGGAGCATCGGCAGCAGCACTTTGGGGTTCAAGAGCAGCGAACGGAGTAATTTTGATAACAACTAAAAGAGGGTCAGAAGGTAATAAGATCAATATTTCTTTTAACTCAACTTTTTCTACGGATCATGTAAACAGCTTTCACCCATTCCAGAGCAAATTTGGCCAGGGATCGGCAGGAGTTTATAACCCGAACGGAGCAAATGCTTGGGGTGATAAAATCGAATCACGCTCTGGCGGTGCCGACGATGTCAACACTACCGGGGCATTTTTTGAAGCACAGGATGGTACCAAATATTACCCGATCATCAAGAAAAACTCTAAAGATGTTTATAATAAATCCAACTACGACCAGGTTTTCCGCAATGGTAGTTTTTGGGACAATTCTTTGAGTTTAAGCGGAGGCGATGCTAAAACAACTTTCTTTTTCAGTGTGGGAGATGTTCGTCAGAAAGGTGTGCAGCGTGGTAACAGTACATATAACCGGACTACATTGCGGTTCAACGCTGAAAGGAAATTTAATGATATTGTTCGTTTGTCTGTCAATGCAGCTTATACGAAAAGTTTTTCAGACAGAATTCAGAGAGGAAATAACCTTTCGGGTGCCATGGTAGGTTTGTTAAGAAACCCTGCCGATTT from Dyadobacter sp. NIV53 carries:
- a CDS encoding outer membrane beta-barrel family protein, which encodes MKKRLMLLLLLSVTAVAQAQTGGRFTMKGVIADTAGVGLSEATVMLLLPKDSSLVNFGRTSKQGAFEFKNLKRIPYLLKVSYVGYLPYQQHVIPNDGDVTDVGKLDMKYLNHELYEVVIKTARAPLSIHGDTVEYDPRAFKVPPGATVEDLLRRLPGMQVEQDGSIKAQGETVKRVTVDGKRFFGDDTKAATKNLPADAISKVQVFNDKTEQSRITGVDDGKHEKTLNLELKDSHKKGGFGKATAGVGTDKRLEGKFNYNRFNEKNQFSVIGLGNNTNQGGMSWDDYQDFKGSQSFNWGDDGDFGFGGGRYISFGGDDDNESLTIQAGSGSQNRGFNKNWAGGANYNFDEKKTKFNTSYYYNQTSQDLDGTSRQTNYLTNSAFTKLDTNSRLNFNANHRGSLRFEKTLDSLNTLIVLTNMRIGNGTSDYISHQEFYQGAQAENGLSNISDFSNYSDFNSFALANTAIFRHKFRKKGRNFAVSAAYNVNNSNGNNIQKSTNQFFKSSQTTPDSVLNINQTNDTKSLRNQVKGSLLYIEPLSKKFFLETFYNFSLKKDDVDRDVFDIAEGTSERNTNLSRYYTNKSTYNRVGTTLRYTNNGLNLSAGLGAQEIHLNGNFAVNQDDVTRTRINRKFFNWTPNMSLNFDLKNNRYLYGGYNVSVQEPSIRDLQPIVDNSNPLYIRVGNPNLIPSTTHSANLGYNYFNPGNFIQMFFGAYYSYFDDQVIYNQTVDENLVTTTRADNISGGNSLNFYGNYGFPLVKTKSNLSVNVSYDVSNNLTNINGALNKTKSNGYNAGLRLDYTPGDKFTIYTNANWNIRDTKYSISSGQNQKIVNGTYNAEMNIKLPKEIYFNTRFSYNTYVNKRFGFDQNMPIMNLSVYKTMLKSKKGEIRLSSFDLFNKNRGISQSAYQNVVSQEQVRTLARYFMLSFTYNMRGVSHSVRRKGYGF
- a CDS encoding GLPGLI family protein; protein product: MKQLIIIIIILTNFCHARAQAVEGVVTYERAQYWTKIMAHLTFLSQEEKDRARLTWGVHDGWKQKMNLYFNGKESKYETLKEQSEDGWSGRDEDFIIYRNFEKERKIDFETMAGRTYLVDDSLVAPQWKVMNKIKEIKGYLCMMAVSKDTIRNQTITAWFANDIAVPAGPEKYFGLPGLILELDINDGDVLITADKIELKPVDKELVLPKKMKGKKITEVQYNDMLSEHIRTSMKGQRNPYWSVRY
- a CDS encoding OmpA family protein, with amino-acid sequence MKNTLIAVAMLFVLGSCASKKKMMAVQTKANEIQIQLDKARADLNDCDSRTAGLNNDLKAKNDELSSKTAKMKELEDQIEFLKKNNNNLLDRMSDLSVISKEGSESIKKSLAMMDAQGSQIRDLNSSIQRKDSLNMALVLNLKRSLADVSDEDVQIEVKKGVVYVSLSDKMLFKSGSSVINTQAETVLGKVAKILNDYKEIEILIEGHTDNVPIATDKVADNWDLSALRATSVARTLQKKIRC
- a CDS encoding threonine/serine dehydratase; this encodes MIETAPNKEKIQQAHELITPYIHRTPILTSLFLDDLAGGKLYFKCENFQKIGAFKARGGLNAVLSLSAEERSYGVATHSSGNHAQAIAYSAAMLGIKAYIVMPDNSPQVKIKAVEGYGAQITFCKNTPEERESTVQKIVEKTGATFIHPFNNYNVITGQATAAKELIEDADRKLDVIIAPVGGGGLLSGTALSAHYFSPETKVYAGEPEGAADAVLSFRSGKIERAPYIKTIADGLLTYLGDKTFPIIREYVTDILTVSDEEIIGAMQYLWERMKIVVEPSGAVSLAAVLKNKELFRREKIGIIISGGNVDLGKLPF
- a CDS encoding FecR family protein, with product MTKELVLLYFRNKSTFQEDRIVEEWLKSSPANTQQAMKWMDELSDEEEKLFLKVVLDGDDVWKKTIEEINLQSPENQDRQQDRTKSWIWTTYRHTHRYAAVLVSILMLAFAIYVYRIHSTVEVRTDFGKVTEVILPDGSSVILNGNSSLKYAYSWKEAPREVWLEGEAFFHVKRKADRSRFKVYLSDNKTIEVLGTEFNVSERALKSTIFLKSGKIMLHLADQTHQENIALKPGELVELEGDDVKLVVPKKVVNPEKYYGWTKNKWILDGTSLREMLVKLEENYDVHVDTENENMLDKRVSGSIPLSLNNADTLIADIANLFELKIIRENRKITLVTTE